Sequence from the Salvelinus namaycush isolate Seneca chromosome 24, SaNama_1.0, whole genome shotgun sequence genome:
TTTTCTGCATCGAGAGATAGAACTGCCCATGTCTATATGTAATAGACAACGGAGTTTCTGAGAACAATAGCTTTTTACCAATTTGGGTTAGTAAGTTTCAAGAAGGGATGACAGAATTTTTGAAAATATTTTAATATCTAATTTCTATACTCTTATCACCTAAAGACATTACTCTCTCCGTCATGTGCTCTGCCTTCCCCAACTCCTTTCATCTCACCTCCTGCTCTCTTACCTGCTGtctatcagtctgtctgtctcatctTCCCCTCCCTCTTGCCTTCTcttctcagctctctctctctccactgtcttCCCCCTTCCCCTCGGTGCCTTCTCCCTGACCCAGGAGTTGTTTTGTCAGCGACTCGGGCTGAGGGGAGCTCTCTTCTCTCACAGCTGCTAGGTGAAAAATCCCATTAGCTATTTTAGAGGACACAGATAGATTTCCAACAGTTTGTCGTCTGAGATGAAATTGCTCCCTTTCCTGTGATTTCCTAAGCATGTCTGGGGAATACTAATAGGGAATATCATTCCCACATCCGAATGGAAAAGTGGAAAGGTGGATATTTTTATGACTCGTTGTTTTGGTCCCATAGCTCTGTCATTCTTGTTTACTGGGGAAACCAACATTTAGAGAAGGGAAGGTGTTGTGAACTTGAGAAGCGAGGAGGGAGTGAATCTTTTATAAGTAATGTTGGAATTATTCAAAGGTCTTCTTAAAGCTCTGACAGGATTGTGTAGGGAAGAGAAATATGGGATTTGAAGATTTttgagagagaggatgatgatAAGTGCATTTCATATTTGCCTCCCTTTTCCATTGGCGGTGTGTGAGCCTGATTAACTAAGCTTGGAGGCCAGAAATGTTAAAGTTCTTGTGATTTGGGTTTGAGGACTAAATTATGCTGGTTGTGGTGGCATAGACGTAGGCAGGCCTAGCCTGTGGTAGCGCCGTAATGCTATTAGCTAGGAGCACTGTGTAATACAGGGGTTTTAAGCTGAGTCTGGGGACGTCACTTTCCTCCCATTAAGCCCTTGCGACTCTCAGTGTGTGTCCGATGACAAATCACCACCAATGAGGCATGATGGACAGCCACACACCCAGAGACACACCCAGAGACACACCCAGAGACAcacccagagacacacacacacacacacacacacacacacacacacacatgcacacacaatttaCGCTGCAGCATAAGCATGGGAGGAAAATCTGACAGATTTGGAGCGTATGTTTGTGTTCTTGAGTAATTCTTTAGTCTACCCATGTTCCCCTCTTTTCCATTTACAGAGCTTCCTATTTCTTTTCCACAATTTACACGCTTCAATGATTAGATAGACAACAgcatctctcctttcctctgtcaTCTGCAGGTTGTGTGCCCCTGCCTCTGAATTACCTGGACTGGTCAGACGTGGAGTCCATCGTGGCAGTGTGTTTGTCCTGCGTGGGCATCCTGGTCACCCTCTGGGTCATCTTAATCTTTGTGGTGTACCGCGACACGCCCGTGGTCAAGTCGTCCAGTCGTGAGCTGTGCTACATCATCCTGGTGGGCGTCTTATTGGGCTACATCTGCCCATTCACCCTGATCGCCTATCCCACTGTGGCATCCTGCTACCTGCAGCGCCTCCTAGTCGGCCTCTCAGCCGCAATGTGCTACTCCGCCCTGGTCACCAAAACCAACCGCATCGCCCGCATCCTGGCTGGCAGCAAGAAGAAGATCTGCACCAAGAAGCCCCGCTTCATGTCGGCCTGGGCCCAGGTATTCATTTCCTTCTTCCTCATCAGCCTGCAACTCATCCTGGAAATAACCCTGATCATCCTGGAGCCTCCCATGCCCGTCAAGTACTACCCCAGCATCCGCGAGGTCTACCTCATCTGCAACACCAGCACGGTGGGCATGGTGGCCCCGCTGGGCTACAATGGCCTGCTCATCATGAGCTGTACCTACTACGCCTTCAAGACGCGCAACGTCCCGGCCAACTTCAACGAGGCCAAGTACATCGCCTTCACCATGTACACCACCTGTATCATCTGGTTGGCCTTCGTTCCCATCTACTTCGGCTCCAACTACAAGATCATCACCACGTCCTTCTCCGTGAGCCTGAGCGTCACCGTGGCGCTGGGGTGCATGTTCTCGCCCAAGATGTATATCATCATCGCCAAGCCAGAGAGGAACGTGAGGAGCGCCTTCACCACGTCCGATGTAGTCAGGATGCATGTGGGAGACGGCCAGGCGGCTCAGCAGAGCAAGAGCATTCTCAACATGTTCCGTAGGAAGAAGAACGGAAACGGAAGTACCAAGTGAGTAACCTTCAGTGATGGTCAGAACTCAGGGCCTAAAGAGGAGGGCATATAGAAGGATAGAATAGGGCCTGCGCACGTATTTGGATCCAAACGTTGTCTTGTGACTACAATTAACAATTTTTTGTAGACCCTACTCTTTCATTCTACAGTTTTCTGCCCAAATATGATGACATATAATGAGTGTTTGactatacattttttttgtagatTAGCCAATTATAAACAGAATGTGATAGATATTAACATATGTCATCTTTAGGTAATATATGTTGATTTAACTCAGAACTGGGCGTATCTTTAAAGTCCGATTGCAAGATTAGCACTAAATAATGGTAGCATATACTTTATGTGTGATGATTAAAGAATAGATTGTATAGATTTAAAGTGGATTCCTAATAGGCGTTCCACAAAGACACTGACAGTAAGGATTGAGACGGAAGATGAGAGAATGTTGTCTTTGAGTGTTGTCTCTCACCATTGCTCTAATATGCTCCTCTCAAACTCTTCCAACGGACAGAGGTTGACTCTGACAGGCTAATGTTTAGACACAGGGCGTGGCAAACTCCTATCCTTGAGGGCTGCAGTGTCTTCGGAAAATAAGGTATCAGTGGTTAGTAGGAGGGTCTACTAATCTTTCTTTATAGCTCCAGACTGGTTGGTGATTACAAGGTATGaatgacagccagtagacactgcAGCCTTCAAGGGAAGAAGATGTGCACACCCCTGGTTTAGGTGCTTTAGGTTTATCCTGAATTGCCCTCACATTTATCCCAGTGTCGAAGCATGAatgcctctctgtctccctcactaATCACATAAGAGAGACAAATCTAACCTATGCACAGCACTAAAACCTTGTGTCATTACTTTGTGTCAGACAGTACAGGCACCACATTTTGCAAGTGCATGTTGCCCATCTCAACTTGATAAGCACTTACTGTAGATAGACAGGTCTACATTTGGTGGATGGCTCAAAATACTTTGAATTCAGCCATCTAGGGTTCATAATTCTGTTCAAACAGAACATTATGAAATGATGAATCAATAAGTATTTAGTTAAGTGCGCAGAATGATTATTAAAAGCATTGGCTCTTAGAATGAATGAATGACCCACAGCATTGTTGCTTCTTAATGTCGTTAAAAAGTCTTTACAGTATTTTAACATGCATAGAGAAATGTTGAAATGCTGCTGCTATGTTCTATTgtgctatgttgttgttgttgttgttgttgtctaacCCTTCCCCCGGGTTGTCTCAGTTAGTAACTGCAGTCTTTATCTCGTTCATAGTTCTAATGGCAAGTCTGTGTCATGGTCTGAACCAGGTGCAAGACACCCTCAGAGGGGGGGGAATGTGTGGCACAGACTGTCTGTGCATGTGAGGAAACAGGAAGCCGGCTCGAATCAGACGGCGGTCATCAGGCCCCTAACTAACGCCACCGTCGACCCCCACAGCTGCGACCCCCACAACCACCACCATGGCCCTGGCACAGACCCCCACCTCCCCCATCCCCACCCCGGCACCAAGGCTCTGTACAACCTggcggaggaggaggacgagggggGGGAAGCACGCCCTCTCTGTACtccctcccactcccactccGGAATGCTCCACGGGCAGGACTCGGAGGAGCCACCCTCTTATTCTCACGTAACGGACTGTACCACTGAGCATTTGCAGGGGGCGATGGTGGACACGCACGGCTCCAATGTCCCTGGATTTAATGACACAAACGGTGCCTCCGGCATTCAGGCCAGCTCCACCAACCAACCCCAAAGCTTCACCTTCTCTCAGCTTTCCCATCCCCTGCAAGGGGTGGCTTCTTTTGGAGAGGAGGACCTCATCTCCTCCCTGGAGGGTGCTGAGGGGGAGGCACTGGACCTCCTACACAGCTacacagaggaggaggaagaggacgatGAGAAGGAGGAGCTGGCTCAGAGTAAGCTGACTCTGGAAGACTCCTTGGCTTTgactcccccctcccccttcagGGACTCAGTGTGTTCTGCTGGGTCGGTTCCCGGCTCCCCTGTCTCTGAGTTGGACTTCAGCAGCCCCCCGAGCTCTGTTTACTCCTCCGTCATCCTCCAGGACTTCAGACAGAGCTCCTCGACACTGTGAGAGCTACcaggcactgacacacacacagactcacacacagagacaccatgTTACTAAGAGGTAACATCAacaattttattatttatttatttatacatttctcCATTTGCTCTGTCATTCGCTTGCTTGGATTATACAATACTTTTTACATCAAGGGGGAGTctaagtgagagaaaaaaataaataaatggaatagTAGCAATCATGTTTTTGAAGGGCTGTGAGTCCCCACCAGCCTTTCAGCAAACTTTGAGACTGGGAACAGTGCCCAAACTACTTGGTTCTTGAGCCAAATGGATTGGCAATCACAATGATGGCTGTAGCTATATGGTTTGGTTTTGCTATTGTTGTGCATTTAACATATCCTATGAGACAAATGGAGGGAAGCCCTATTGCTGTGTATAAGGTGCTTGGGACTTCTATGATTTCAGTGAGATACAGGGACAAAGCCGGCTAAAGACTACAGATCACAGAATGCACTGCCTGTTTGGTCCAATACTGTACCTGTGCAGTTCATAATATTATGTGTAGCAGACGCAGCTGTTTCAAGACTCTTTGCCTTTTTCATAGACTTAGTCGTCAATAAGAAGCATTCACCTCAGCTTACCAGTACTTTTACTACTGACCTCATTGCAGCTCAAACATTTGCTCTCTGATAGGAAATAAACTTTCTTTATGAACCGCAGGATATGCTACAGTATTTTATATAAGACAGATGTTTTCATGCAGTATTATGTGTCTCTGAAATTGCATACAGGGCCCAAAGGTACTGTAACATAGTATACTTTAGTTGGAGATTGAGTATTTGCGCTGTGAGATACTTTGCAACATGTTTTGTTATTGTGCCAATGAAAGTAGTTTTCCAGTTCTCTGCATTAATGTTTACTGTATAGCTCTTTGATCGCACTTTGCAGAGACTGGTGATAAGGCATCTTCAGGAGATTCTGAGATTGTGTACAGTATTCTACATTATATGGTGGGTTTGATTGTAGGCGACAGTAATGTTATGATATAAGTTTAAACATATTCTATGAAATCCTGAGACATGTTAGGTTCACACAGAACACTATGAAGATGTGGTTCTGTTTACCATACTGTGTAGGGTGTCCACCCACATTGCCCAGAGtgtttgaaaacatgttttggtAATGAAATTTAacttccttatgttataaaatacattttaccaagacaaatattATTCTTCATGTTCTGAATCATTCAGTGGGGTCTGTCTCTAACATATCATTAACATTATTACCAAAAAGCCGGATTTCTTAACCTAATACATTCGATAATAAGCACAGAGCTCCGTTGACATACAGTAACGTTGCAAGTTTCTCCTAACAACTTTTGAGGATTTAACATTTTGTGGTCGTCGTCTTCAAAGTTGTTTACGCGGGTCGCAAAAAGCAAAATATGCATGACGAGCTGAATTAAACGTAAAGGGcattgaaaataaaaagcttGGTA
This genomic interval carries:
- the LOC120019327 gene encoding metabotropic glutamate receptor 1-like — its product is MGFLAILCLPTLFFDVLVLSHKSNIYERSAVPRAAPRSVARMDGDVIIGALFSVHHQPSAEKVADRKCGDVREQYGIQRVEAMFHTLDRINADPFLLPNISLGCEIRDSCWHSSVALEQSIEFIRDSLISIRDDKDGSKWCIDGTPSNQPPPSKKPIAGVIGPGSSSVAIQVQNLLQLFNIPQIAYSATSIDLSDKTLFKYFLRVVPSDTLQARAMLDIVKRYNWTYVSAVHTEGNYGESGMEAFKELATQEGLCIAHSDKIYSNAGEKHFDRLLKKLRDRLPKARVVVCFCEGMTVRGLLMAMRRLGVAGGEFLLIGSDGWADRDEVVEGYEQEAEGGITMKLQSEEVKSFDDYFLKLRLDTNSRNPWFPEFWQYRFQCRLAGHPQEMKKYKKVCSGNESLHENYVQDSKMGFVINAIYAMAHGLHDMHSELCPGQPGLCEAMDPIDGSKLLDYLLKITFRGVSGEDVYFDENGDTPGRYDIMNLQSVGDGSYDYQQVGSWHEGILNIDDWKLWMNNSDMVRSVCSEPCSRGQIKVIRKGEVSCCWICTTCKDNEIVRDEFTCQACDLGWWPDDELEGCVPLPLNYLDWSDVESIVAVCLSCVGILVTLWVILIFVVYRDTPVVKSSSRELCYIILVGVLLGYICPFTLIAYPTVASCYLQRLLVGLSAAMCYSALVTKTNRIARILAGSKKKICTKKPRFMSAWAQVFISFFLISLQLILEITLIILEPPMPVKYYPSIREVYLICNTSTVGMVAPLGYNGLLIMSCTYYAFKTRNVPANFNEAKYIAFTMYTTCIIWLAFVPIYFGSNYKIITTSFSVSLSVTVALGCMFSPKMYIIIAKPERNVRSAFTTSDVVRMHVGDGQAAQQSKSILNMFRRKKNGNGSTNSNGKSVSWSEPGARHPQRGGNVWHRLSVHVRKQEAGSNQTAVIRPLTNATVDPHSCDPHNHHHGPGTDPHLPHPHPGTKALYNLAEEEDEGGEARPLCTPSHSHSGMLHGQDSEEPPSYSHVTDCTTEHLQGAMVDTHGSNVPGFNDTNGASGIQASSTNQPQSFTFSQLSHPLQGVASFGEEDLISSLEGAEGEALDLLHSYTEEEEEDDEKEELAQSKLTLEDSLALTPPSPFRDSVCSAGSVPGSPVSELDFSSPPSSVYSSVILQDFRQSSSTL